The Phaeodactylum tricornutum CCAP 1055/1 chromosome 8, whole genome shotgun sequence genome has a window encoding:
- a CDS encoding predicted protein, which produces MVHIEEVKNVPTGIQPEAKEISKKEASNVEKYNDLLSTMQKTKEKWDEEDGVEDEQDALLSQAIEFAIEQGRGWAPGEKDAYLEKILDDDFIPPMFCSTPEELEKTGLQEAFTSLIYDGESPTSLMLSFKKKGNEAFTNGKRNEAKNMQYYRDAINHYYEAFAWAQKIEPMMAGDLAQADTDEPTYTEDELDELRSNICNNVALAHTQLKNWGFVRDECQKALTFNNNNVKAWYRLAKAYQMLQRWEEAGDAIESGLAVDGEENNKDLRKLQKLLSDRIQKARKFRQQRERKRAERVMKIKKVWKHCQETGGIKLGRIPLVATVTDAEEDDDDRDESRWHFHLPHTGQLPSEEHGVWAWPCMFLYPSHNQSDYVKHFAESEMLALRMAEMFPELEDLGGETPMPWDYNNEFSCSQLAVYFEIQVPDTEERVIHPEHVELLRDQATTMRFYESCRALQGDEGTAMAEVVRAVERKHLYQQRKAWTKRHGSLWAKPDPCSVVRVHPAMTLRGVLTDHRMVVPNAWLIVFQFLVTFVIFPESHPAHAAYLKEHECVGLLEPTE; this is translated from the exons ATGGTGCATATTGAAGAAGTGAAAAACGTTCCTACTGGCATTCAACCCGAAGCGAAGGAAATCTCTAAGAAAGAAGCGTCCAATGTTGAAAAGTACAACGATCTCTTGTCGACCATGCAGAAAACAAAGGAGAAAtgggacgaagaagatggtGTAGAAGACGAACAAGATGCGCTATTATCACAGGCTATTGAGTTCGCCATCGAGCAAGGAAGAGGATGGGCTCCTGGCGAAAAAGATGCTTATCTGGAAAAGATATTGGACGACGATTTCATTCCCCCCATGTTTTGCTCGACGCCGGAAGAGCTGGAGAAAACGGGCTTACAAGAAGCCTTTACCAGCCTAATATATGACGGAGAG AGCCCAACAAGCTTGATGCTGAGTTTCAAAAAGAAAGGTAACGAAGCATTCACCAACGGCAAACGGAACGAGGCCAAAAACATGCAGTACTATCGGGACGCAATCAATCATTACTACGAAGCCTTTGCCTGGGCGCAGAAAATAGAGCCTATGATGGCCGGAGATTTGGCGCAGGCGGATACAGACGAGCCAACATACACGGAAGATGAATTGGATGAGCTGCGATCAAATATTTGCAACAACGTGGCTCTGGCGCACACTCAGCTCAAGAACTGGGGCTTTGTGCGCGATGAATGTCAGAAGGCATTAActttcaacaacaacaatgtCAAAGCATGGTACAGATTGGCTAAGGCTTACCAAATGTTGCAACGCTGGGAAGAAGCAGGTGACGCCATTGAATCTGGATTGGCGGTCGACGGCGaagaaaacaacaaggaTTTGAGGAAGCTTCAAAAGCTACTATCTGATCGCATCCAAAAAGCTCGTAAATTTCGACAACAACGTGAACGAAAGAGAGCGGAACGCGTAATGAAAATCAAGAAAGTTTGGAAGCACTGCCAAGAAACCGGTGGCATTAAACTCGGCCGAATTCCACTCGTGGCCACCGTGACAGATGCGgaagaggatgacgacgatcgCGACGAGTCTCGCTGGCATTTTCATCTACCACATACCGGACAGCTGCCCAGCGAAGAGCACGGTGTATGGGCGTGGCCTTGTATGTTTTTGTATCcgtctcacaatcagtccGACTACGTCAAGCATTTTGCCGAAAGCGAAATGTTAGCATTACGCATGGCGGAGATGTTTCCAGAATTAGAAGACTTAGGCGGTGAGACTCCCATGCCTTGGGACTACAACAACGAATTTAGTTGTAGCCAACTAGCTGTCTATTTTGAGATTCAAGTGCCGGATACGGAAGAACGTGTGATACACCCAGAACACGTTGAATTGCTGCGCGATCAGGCTACCACGATGCGGTTTTACGAGTCCTGCCGTGCGCTACAGGGAGACGAAGGCACGGCAATGGCGGAAGTAGTACGGGCGGTGGAGCGCAAACATTTGTACCAGCAACGAAAGGCTTGGACAAAGCGTCACGGCAGTCTGTGGGCGAAGCCCGATCCATGTTCGGTCGTGCGCGTGCATCCAGCCATGACCTTGCGAGGGGTGTTGACCGATCATCGGATGGTTGTGCCGAAC GCTTGGTTGATCGTTTTTCAGTTTCTGGTAACTTTTGTGATTTTTCCAGAAAGTCATCCAGCTCATGCAGCCTACCTCAAAGAACACGAATGTGTTGGTCTTTTGGAACCGACAGAATGA
- the ZEP1 gene encoding zeaxanthin epoxidase (zeaxanthin epoxidase 1; expressed gene with similarity to zeaxanthin epoxidase, involved in xanthophyll cycling; chloroplast precursor), with product MKFSTTVSSALFLIASVSTTTSFTPVQSFGVHRRTLLVTPRHATVEPPVREPETSDRVRQVRDRFRKASQDAANAKGCVAQDDGDESSWWRKPLPEDNDVISNQRPLRVVIAGGGVAGLVTAAACHAKGMQVAIFEQASQYAPYGGPIQIQSNALRALERINPVICEEIRKAGTVTADRVSGLKIGYKKGVFLGLGKQYEKGDWLVRFDTLQPALDAGLYPTVVVDRPVIQQILLEHGIPEKTVRIKSRIANYEELGPGKGVRILLEDGTVAYADVLIGSDGIWSSVRRIMHGLDQGADGFAASGAAGGALNEAEARRMAKDSVLMANNANRRYSKFTCYAALTEHRASNIEEVSYQILLGKDKYFVSTDGGGERQQWFALIREPAGGVDPEPTPENPTPKLTRLLQEFNHEEPGDQNGDVWDDFAYELFKATPEEDIKRRDLYDGSPLLMQGWSKGQVAICGDAAHPMMPNLGQGGCQATEDGYRLAEELATVRTTKDIEGALQEYYRKRIPRTTIIQALAQLGSDLLVDFDKMMTIPLVGPFFLFMTQVSMPFVLRFLYTPEF from the coding sequence ATGAAGTTTTCTACCACGGTGTCATCGGCACTGTTCCTGATCGCGTCGGTATCGACCACGACTTCCTTCACACCCGTCCAGTCCTTTGGCGTGCACCGTCGAACCCTGCTCGTCACTCCCCGCCACGCTACCGTAGAACCCCCGGTACGGGAACCAGAAACCTCCGATCGCGTACGGCAGGTCCGCGATCGTTTCCGCAAGGCTTCCCAGGACGCCGCCAACGCCAAAGGCTGCGTCGCCCAggacgacggcgacgaatccAGCTGGTGGCGCAAGCCCCTGCCGGAAGACAACGACGTCATTAGTAACCAGCGACCGCTCCGAGTCGTCATTGCCGGTGGAGGTGTTGCGGGACTCGTCACGGCCGCAGCCTGCCACGCCAAGGGCATGCAAGTGGCCATCTTCGAACAGGCCTCGCAGTACGCACCCTACGGTGGACCCATACAGATACAATCCAACGCACTGCGGGCACTCGAACGCATCAATCCCGTTATTTGTGAAGAAATTCGCAAGGCCGGCACCGTCACGGCGGACCGTGTGTCGGGACTCAAGATTGGTTACAAGAAGGGCGTCTTTCTAGGACTCGGCAAGCAGTACGAAAAGGGGGACTGGTTGGTACGCTTCGATACCCTACAGCCAGCGCTCGATGCCGGTCTCTACcccaccgtcgtcgtcgaccgACCCGTCATTCAACAAATTCTACTGGAACACGGTATTCCGGAAAAGACGGTCCGCATCAAGTCCCGTATTGCCAATTACGAAGAACTCGGACCCGGCAAGGGCGTGCGGATTCTCCTCGAAGACGGCACGGTGGCCTACGCGGACGTTTTGATCGGTTCCGACGGTATTTGGTCCTCCGTGCGGCGGATTATGCACGGACTGGATCAGGGCGCCGACGGGTTCGCGGCCTCGGGCGCCGCCGGTGGGGCCCTCAACGAAGCCGAAGCCCGACGGATGGCCAAAGACTCGGTGCTCATGGCCAATAACGCGAATCGACGGTATTCCAAATTTACGTGTTACGCAGCCTTGACGGAGCACCGCGCGAGCAATATTGAAGAAGTCAGTTACCAGATTCTACTCGGCAAGGACAAGTACTTTGTCAGTACCGATGGTGGCGGCGAACGCCAGCAATGGTTCGCACTGATACGAGAACCAGCCGGTGGAGTGGATCCCGAACCCACTCCGGAAAATCCAACCCCCAAACTGACTCGTCTCCTGCAAGAATTCAATCACGAGGAGCCAGGAGATCAGAATGGTGATGTGTGGGATGACTTTGCCTACGAGCTGTTCAAGGCCACCCCGGAAGAAGATATCAAACGTCGTGACTTGTACGATGGATCGCCATTGTTGATGCAAGGCTGGAGCAAGGGACAAGTTGCCATTTGCGGAGATGCGGCTCATCCTATGATGCCCAACCTCGGCCAAGGTGGCTGTCAGGCTACCGAAGATGGCTACCGGCTCGCCGAAGAACTGGCAACGGTCCGCACCACGAAAGACATTGAAGGTGCATTACAAGAGTACTACCGCAAACGTATTCCCCGAACCACGATCATACAAGCTTTGGCACAATTGGGATCCGATTTGCTCGTGGATTTTGACAAAATGATGACCATTCCGTTGGTTGGGCCATTTTTCTTGTTCATGACACAAGTGTCCATGCCCTTTGTGCTACGGTTTCTATACACGCCAGAGTTTTAA
- a CDS encoding predicted protein, giving the protein MASLTEQTWKEKLSTTFESESFAKLAAFLEIERKMGATIYPPKEDIFSALNLCPFDKIKVVIVGQDPYHGPGQGHGLAFSVRRGVKPPPSLQNVFREAIDDVGIATPMHGNLEHWARQGVLLLNTVLTVRRGEANSHAGQGWERVTDAIIHVVNAKSDGVVFLLWGNPAHKKAASVDSANHFIIRSSHPSPLGATKTKSPFLGSRCFSRANDALKKMGKDPIDWNVK; this is encoded by the exons ATGGCCAGTTTGACAGAACAAACGTGGAAGGAGAAACTGTCTACCACCTTTGAGTCAGAATCCTTCGCGAAGTTAGCCGCGTTTCTAGAGATTGAAAGAAAGATGGGGGCAACGATCTATCCGCCGAAAGAGGACATATTCTCAGCGCTCAACTTATGTCCGTTCGACAAAATCAAAGTTGTCATTGTA GGACAAGATCCGTACCACGGACCGGGCCAAGGCCATGGTCTGGCTTTTTCCGTCCGTCGTGGCGTAAAGCCCCCTCCGTCGCTGCAAAATGTTTTTCGCGAGGCCATAGATGACGTTGGTATTGCTACTCCGATGCACGGAAATCTTGAGCATTGGGCGAGACAAGGTGTTCTCCTTCTGAATACAGTGTTGACCGTACGTCGTGGTGAAGCCAATAGCCATGCTGGACAAGGTTGGGAGCGCGTCACCGATGCCATCATTCATGTTGTCAACGCAAAATCAGACGGAGTAGTGTTTTTGCTTTGGGGCAATCCAGCGCATAAGAAGGCAGCCAGTGTTGACTCGGCAAACCACTTCATTATTCGAAGCAGCCACCCCAGCCCTTTAGGGGCCACAAAAACGAAGTCGCCTTTTCTAGGATCTCGCTGTTTCAGTCGAGCGAACGACGCCTTGAAGAAAATGGGAAAGGATCCGATCGATTGGAACGTCAAGTAG
- a CDS encoding predicted protein yields the protein MPRFFDDYSNTYLTHDSSAGRKQQRRGWKFRENFKLHYETYLTDWRKGPMGLASAQQSFLRARGAEDPAVPPLPDGWKEEMDEVTGIAFYVDTNTGKRTWVRPGFIPPPPGSGPPPSRMGMPGRGGMPPPMHNQQPPGAYHGGPPPPRGGVANGPPPPMNFPPPPQTGPAPPMMYYQAGPPPAQSGPYPPPPHGGPPPPPNMQAFPPPPTGGPPPG from the coding sequence ATGCCGCGCTTCTTTGATGATTACTCGAATACGTACCTGACGCATGATTCGTCCGCGGGTCGCAAACAACAGCGTCGGGGTTGGAAATTCCGGGAGAATTTCAAGCTGCATTACGAAACTTACCTTACCGACTGGCGTAAGGGACCCATGGGTCTAGCATCCGCCCAACAATCCTTCCTCCGAGCTCGAGGCGCCGAAGATCCTGCCGTGCCGCCCCTTCCAGATGGctggaaagaagaaatggacgaagTTACGGGAATCGCCTTTTACGTCGATACCAACACGGGCAAACGGACCTGGGTAAGGCCCGGATTCATTCCACCTCCGCCAGGATCAGGCCCACCACCGTCACGTATGGGGATGCCGGGTAGAGGCGGTATGCCCCCTCCGATGCATAATCAGCAACCGCCGGGAGCGTATCACGGAGGTCCCCCGCCCCCTCGTGGGGGTGTGGCTAACGGTCCACCCCCGCCCATGAATTTTCCTCCTCCACCGCAAACTGGACCTGCGCCACCAATGATGTACTACCAAGCGGGTCCCCCACCGGCACAAAGTGGACCGTACCCTCCACCGCCGCATGGAGGTCCGCCGCCTCCACCCAATATGCAAGCTTTTCCTCCGCCACCTACCGGAGGTCCTCCTCCGGGATAA
- a CDS encoding predicted protein encodes VLEAAQGSALVELGHTKVIGQVLGPVTASSSHLPPSLQLNMEEGVMHFELLSTGKINSWTIARETDLASNLSDALSASVPLRQYPKCALLVKITVLQDDGSILPACITAATLALADASVEMYDVVAASTVAVCDGLLVADPTLREVSAADAVMTLAILPNWKESTLWQQSGRLNPQRANEAMELCRNGCRTMHRFLREHLIQENEKDMAHES; translated from the exons GTCTTAGAGGCAGCACAAGGATCCGCGCTGGTAGAGCTGGGGCATACGAAAGTGATTGGGCAGGTTCTCGGACCTGTTACGGCCAGCTCGAGCCACCTGCCGCCTTCCCTTCAATTGAACATGGAAGAAGGAGTCATGCACTTCGAA CTTCTGTCCACTGGAAAAATCAATTCATGGACTATTGCCAGAGAAACCGACTTGGCTTCCAACCTCTCCGATGCGCTATCCGCCTCGGTTCCGTTGAGACAGTATCCCAAATGCGCCCTTTTGGTTAAAATTACGGTGCTACAGGATGATGGGAGCATACTACCAGCATGTATTACTGCGGCTACTTTGGCATTGGCTGATGCCTCTGTGGAAATGTACGATGTTGTAGCCGCTAGTACTGTTGCCGTATGCGATGGTTTGCTAGTAGCAGACCCCACGCTGCGCGAGGTATCGGCGGCGGATGCCGTCATGACGCTGGCCATTTTACCCAACTGGAAGGAATCGACTCTGTGGCAACAGTCTGGACGCTTGAATCCGCAAAGGGCAAACGAAGCCATGGAGTTGTGTCGAAACGGTTGTCGAACGATGCATCGGTTTTTGCGGGAGCACCTTATTCAAGAAAACGAGAAAGACATGGCACATGAGTCTTGA
- a CDS encoding predicted protein — protein MVSQEYETFADKLPQANENICDSADPAASRRNSSEEELSDDLPADDRIERRVRQGAILPLSMRLVMQISGIGCCQECTGSMALPGSNSINRNGDDANHEETALLGDYDLRALRRQKSAISPLVVGPMMMPGNIDKENSLLERIISEYIASCRFYGCTDRVNAGVLTTLRFSLPSLRVSGSFHDADMLALAEIMIKYGNGALRYIKRLDFSLSSKEGKLNGKAGFRSHGAFTLAKILQISDYIEEVFVDRNRLGPYGASALFIACSSNSSLKRLLMRRCRVRERGALAFAELISTSSECGLAEVDLSANGIGFKGSVSIERAIVERNQNSDLPALIVNMEGNLVLQEVLNGVTHGLGIILALMGSSLLSSSVRHQPSRHVVSCAVYSTSLIVLYTSSTLYHSFFILQNTKYIFEVMDKCAIYILIAGSYTPFLQIVLQHDPLWANGLLAFIWCCCLLGISVEAFFPTYKHKGLFSLAMYLGMGWCCIVCLPEFSRIVPTRLIHLVILGGAAYTLGVPFFVRNNHLDHCIWHIFVMVGSIFHWCGIYFYVATFDDELALANASSS, from the exons ATGGTTTCCCAGGAATATGAGACATTCGCCGACAAGCTGCCTCAGGCGAACGAGAACATATGTGACTCTGCGGATCCTGCGGCGTCTCGTCGAAATTCATCAGAGGAAGAATTGTCCGACGATTTGCCTGCGGATGACCGAATTGAAAGGAGAGTACGGCAAGGAGCAATTTTGCCCTTGTCCATGAGACTCGTGATGCAAATCTCTGGTATTGGCTGTTGCCAGGAATGCACCGGAAGCATGGCTCTTCCTGGCAGCAATTCCATCAACAGAAACGGAGATGACGCTAATCACGAAGAGACTGCTCTACTGGGCGACTACGATTTGCGTGCCCTGCGCCGTCAAAAGTCGGCCATCTCCCCCCTGGTAGTTGGACCCATGATGATGCCAGGGAATATCGACAAAGAAAAttcacttttggaaagaattATTTCAGAGTATATTGCCTCCTGCCGCTTTTATGGCTGTACGGACCGGGTCAACGCAGGTGTGCTGACTACTTTACGGTTCTCCTTACCCAGTTTACGGGTCAGCGGAAGTTTCCACGATGCTGATATGCTAGCTTTGGCCGAAATCATGATTAAGTACGGGAACGGTGCTTTGCGCTATATCAAACGATTAGACTTTTCGCTGAGCtccaaagaaggaaagcTGAACGGCAAGGCAGGATTTCGTTCTCACGGGGCCTTTACGCTGGCAAAAATACTTCAAATTTCTGACTACATTGAAGAAGTTTTCGTTGACAGGAATCGTCTGGGTCCGTACGGTGCCTCTGCTTTATTCATCGCCTGTTCTTCAAATTCATCCCTCAAAAGGTTGCTGATGAGACGTTGTCGCGTTCGAGAACGAGGGGCTTTGGCCTTTGCAGAGCTAATATCGACGAGCTCGGAATGCGGCTTGGCGGAAGTAGACCTTAGTGCGAATGGAATCGGTTTCAAAGGAAGTGTGTCCATTGAGCGTGCAATTGTGGAACGCAACCAGAACTCTGATTTACCAGCTTTAATTGTGAACATGGAAGGCAATCTAGTACTCCAAGAAGTACTCAATGGCGTGACTCATGGATTGGGAATCATTCTGGCTTTGATGGGCTCGTCACTTCTGTCCAGCAGCGTCCGACACCAACCATCCCGTCATGTCGTCAGCTGTGCAGTATACTCGACCAGCCTGATTGTTCTGTATACCAGTTCTACTCTGTATCATTCGTTTTTTAT CTTGCAAAACACCAAGTACATTTTCGAGGTCATGGACAAGTGCGCCATTTATATACTCATTGCTGGTAGCTATACCCCATTCCTCCAGATCGTCCTGCAGCACGACCCATTGTGGGCCAATGGGCTCTTGGCCTTCATTTGGTGTTGCTGTCTGCTGGGAATCTCAGTCGAAGCATTCTTTCCAACCTACAAACACAAGGGTCTGTTTTCGCTCGCTATGTATCTGGGCATGGGATGGTGCTGTATTGTTTGCTTACCAGAATTTTCCCGCATCGTTCCTACTCGCTTGATCCACCTCGTGATTCTGGGTGGCGCCGCCTACACTCTGGGTGTCCCCTTCTTCGTTCGCAACAACCATCTCGACCACTGTATTTGGCACATTTTCGTCATGGTGGGCAGTATATTCCACTGGTGTGGCATTTACTTTTACGTCGCCACATTTGATGACGAGTTGGCGTTGGCAAATGCTTCTTCGTCCTAA
- the VDL2 gene encoding precursor of protein violaxanthin deepoxidase-like protein (Violaxanthin de-epoxidase-like 2; expressed gene with violaxanthin deepoxidase domain (IPR010788), but low homology with known violaxanthin deepoxidases, possibly involved in xanthophyll cycling) — MKRATRKRTLAATLWIAMSSVTGSGPGRTAAFAPSGNNNNNGCHGLSRVALHTTELQAHSKPPHQQSPQTRYTPPSAMNIQFPEPDESLHVWDHVRNIGKVCTGFALAGLLSALVSFTSPVWAENELSAKYGGGLDTSLVDQNCLVSACSLQTKACLQDDPSCRKGLTCTAKCLGDNACITGCMARYGNANLDNLLKCTIEDHECIKVAILEGGADVFGQEPRAPAPTVTAFDPKSLQGSWFKVVGYNPNYDCYACQRNTFSAPDSSANGNRNNLLWSVASGNTNPAVTNQLRMDVEFSMPHLLPDGSPPPPSNVRESILVSGEDGSVFGSKSIALNDYRTRETMVFDQVSTGNNMVFHKGTTQEVSYSRTAHSEGEMFGLKFWENWYIIGENDPGQPEFKFVYYNGKTRQNTYEGAFVYSRSKELAPESMAKVYSIAKEAGMKVDQFCRIRNGCFSDETVVKAPSSGLGSQSNPFRGILASTRISQLLGVEPVAARDTVRRNAPTSPTLQPAVGTIASRPWWYEIGDYLENPHRHFQVMDSLRLPMTWAEDVKN; from the exons ATGAAGCGAGCCACGAGGAAACGTACACTGGCGGCAACGCTCTGGATTGCCATGAGTTCGGTGACCGGTTCGGGTCCGGGTCGGACAGCCGCCTTTGCGCCttccggcaacaacaacaacaacggctGCCACGGACTGTCCCGTGTCGCGTTGCACACCACGGAATTGCAAGCGCACTCGAAACCTCCACACCAACAATCACCACAAACCCGCTACACACCGCCTTCGGCAATGAATATCCAATTTCCGGAGCCAGACGAATCACTCCATGTCTGGGACCACGTACGAAACATCGGTAAAGTGTGTACCGGGTTCGCCTTGGCGGGGCTGTTGTCCGCCTTGGTTTCCTTTACCAGTCCAGTGTGGGCGGAAAACGAACTGTCCGCCAAGTACGGAGGCGGCCTCGACACATCGCTCGTCGACCAAAACTGTCTCGTCAGCGCCTGTTCACTCCAAACCAAGGCGTGTTTACAGGACGATCCGTCCTGTCGGAAAGGACTGACCTGCACAGCCAAGTGCCTCGGAGACAACGCCTGTATCACCGGATGCATGGCGCGCTACGGCAACGCCAATTTGGACAATCTCTTGAAATGTACCATTGAGGATCACGAATGCATCAAGGTCGCCATTCTCGAGGGAGGTGCCGACGTATTTGGACAAGAGCCCCGCGCTCCCGCTCCCACCGTCACGGCGTTTGATCCGAAATCCCTGCAGGGCTCCTGGTTCAAGGTAGTCGGCTACAACCCCAACTACGATTGCTACGCCTGTCAACGGAATACCTTTTCCGCTCCGGATAGTAGTGCGAACGGCAACCGCAATAACTTGTTGTGGTCCGTCGCCAGTGGCAACACCAATCCCGCCGTTACCAATCAGCTACGCATGGATGTGGAATTTTCCATGCCACACTTGTTACCGGACGGCTCGCCGCCACCTCCGTCAAACGTTAGGGAATCAATTCTTGTCAGCGGCGAAGACGGCTCCGTGTTTGGCTCCAAATCAATCGCTTTGAACGATTATCGCACCCGAGAGACCATGGTATTCGACCAAGTGTCCACCGGAAACAACATGGTGTTTCACAAGGGCACAACACAAGAAGTCTCGTACTCTCGCACCGCCCATTCAGAAGGAGAAATGTTTGGATTAA AGTTCTGGGAGAACTGGTATATAATTGGTGAAAATGATCCAGGCCAGCCTGAGTTCAAATTTGTATACTACAACGGCAAAACCCGACAAAACACCTACGAAGGCGCTTTTGTCTACAGCCGCAGCAAGGAGCTGGCCCCCGAGTCCATGGCCAAGGTCTACtccattgccaaggaagcCGGCATGAAGGTGGACCAATTCTGCAGAATACGCAACGGGTGTTTTTCGGATGAAACGGTCGTCAAAGCACCCAGCTCAGGGTTGGGATCTCAATCCAATCCTTTCCGCGGTATTCTCGCGAGCACGCGTATCTCGCAATTGCTGGGTGTAGAACCCGTCGCCGCCCGGGATACCGTTCGTCGTAACGCACCGACCTCTCCTACGCTCCAACCCGCGGTTGGTACCATTGCATCGCGACCATGGTGGTACGAAATTGGAGATTACCTCGAAAATCCGCACAGACATTTCCAAGTTATGGATAGCCTGCGACTACCTATGACCTGGGCAGAAGATGTCAAGAACTAA
- a CDS encoding predicted protein, giving the protein MPLTTIDLPTVFADLAPIPQQDGPHAVCRIDYPPDFTLAYDYMRALWKADERSRRALDLTTLCLELNPANYTVWHFRRLCLEALNLRNDQTQIGVDLALAADLGGSNPKNYQIWYHRRALLEKLDNPKILRDYCHQELSYIASVIVKDGKNYHAWSHRQWILRTLNDDTAWTDEVLYTEYLIDEDLRNNSAWNGRWFAVHRGQKELLSVETDGPAQADYAIKIARLDPYNESPWRFLIAVLNEQRPQLSHDQFIELVESYLGRILEIQENVVEPSGKGPCPNLLSAQVDLLEWMSDGSSKTKALDYLEELKTHDPIRKRYWAMRQQQIQAL; this is encoded by the coding sequence ATGCCCTTAACCACAATCGATTTACCTACCGTTTTTGCCGATCTGGCCCCCATTCCCCAGCAGGACGGCCCACACGCGGTATGTCGGATCGATTATCCACCCGATTTTACGCTCGCGTACGATTACATGCGAGCACTTTGGAAAGCAGACGAACGATCCCGACGAGCTCTTGATTTGACAACACTGTGTCTTGAATTAAATCCAGCCAACTATACCGTTTGGCATTTCCGACGCTTGTGTTTGGAAGCTTTGAATTTACGTAACGACCAAACGCAAATCGGCGTAGATCTAGCGTTGGCCGCCGACTTGGGAGGATCCAATCCCAAGAATTACCAAATCTGGTACCACCGCCGTGCTTTATTGGAAAAGCTTGATAACCCGAAGATCTTGCGCGATTATTGTCACCAAGAGCTGTCCTATATTGCGTCGGTGATCGTGAAGGACGGCAAAAACTATCACGCGTGGTCACACCGACAATGGATTCTGCGGACCTTGAACGACGACACTGCTTGGACAGACGAAGTTTTGTACACGGAATATCTTATCGATGaagatttgcgcaataacTCAGCCTGGAACGGTCGGTGGTTTGCCGTTCACCGGGGACAAAAGGAGCTTCTCTCTGTGGAGACCGACGGTCCGGCGCAGGCTGACTACGCAATTAAGATCGCGAGACTTGATCCGTACAACGAAAGCCCATGGCGCTTCCTAATCGCTGTATTGAATGAGCAGCGACCGCAGCTTTCTCATGATCAATTTATTGAGCTCGTGGAGAGCTACCTGGGGCGCATTCTTGAAATCCAAGAAAACGTTGTGGAGCCATCCGGCAAAGGCCCCTGTCCAAACTTGCTCTCCGCACAAGTTGATTTGCTAGAGTGGATGAGCGACGGTTCTTCAAAAACGAAAGCATTAGACTATTTAGAAGAGCTGAAAACCCACGATCCGATACGTAAGCGATACTGGGCGATGCGTCAACAACAGATTCAAGCTTTGTAA
- a CDS encoding predicted protein, which yields MFGALNQSVASMKKMANRPSRSRQGSIIAIVQAEDESIGSELPKKDQFDIVLSQRRARGTGILQVYDDDTDTAVSSLSTEENVIIFSPECEKLNQSGGSLSWCFYTSITEPTIDSQDSQIVQSNMAVNVGAQQKQINQMYCCASAITEELGSNLDDKLTVKQRAISKVNRSTSLFDTLSEGDNVKYSKIGAGRRSWKKWSHLLRKAMPWHRKPCRSVTF from the coding sequence ATGTTCGGTGCTCTGAACCAAAGTGTGGCGAGTATGAAGAAGATGGCAAATAGACCATCGAGAAGCCGCCAAGGTTCCATCATAGCCATAGTCCAAGCGGAAGACGAGTCAATCGGATCAGAGCTTCCCAAGAAGGACCAATTTGATATAGTGCTGAGTCAGAGACGAGCTCGCGGGACGGGAATTCTCCAAGTGTATGATGATGATACAGATACTGCAGTTTCCTCGCTCTCTACTGAAGAAAACGTTATAATATTTTCCCCGGAATGCGAGAAGCTGAACCAAAGTGGCGGTTCGTTATCATGGTGCTTTTACACATCGATTACAGAACCTACCATTGACAGCCAAGATAGCCAAATTGTTCAGAGCAACATGGCGGTGAACGTCGGCGCTCAGCAAAAGCAAATAAATCAAATGTACTGTTGCGCAAGTGCAATCACAGAAGAACTTGGTTCAAATCTAGATGACaagttgactgtaaagcaAAGGGCTATCTCCAAGGTAAACCGATCGACTTCGCTGTTTGACACGCTATCCGAAGGCGACAACGTCAAATACAGCAAGATTGGAGCCGGACGCAGATCTTGGAAAAAATGGAGTCATTTGCTACGCAAGGCAATGCCGTGGCACCGCAAGCCATGCCGTAGTGTCACTTTTTGA